In Saccharothrix syringae, the following are encoded in one genomic region:
- a CDS encoding aldehyde dehydrogenase family protein, translated as MTMWEYAPAPESRDIANLKPTYRMFVDGQFVEGGGEPLKTVNPATEEVLAEVSTATAADVDRAVKAARRAYDRVWGRMPGAERAKYIFRIARLVQERARELAVLESLDNGKPIRESRDVDVPTAAAHFFYHAGWADKLGHAGLGPDPRPLGVAGQVIPWNFPLLMAAWKIAPALACGNTVVLKPAETTPLTALVLAEIIQQADLPPGVVNVLPGAGDVGAAVVSHPDVDKVAFTGSTDVGKTIQRQLAGTGRKLTLELGGKAANIVFDDAPLDQAVEGIVNGIFFNQGHVCCAGSRLLVQESVADELLEKLRVRVSALRVGDPLDKNTDVGAINSREQLVKIQELASSGEAEGAERWTSSCPLPDKGFFFAPTVFSNVSQAMRIAREEIFGPVLSVLTFRTPDEAVAKANNTPYGLSAGIWTEKGSRILWAAQKMRAGVVWANTFNRFDPTAPFGGYQESGFGREGGRTGLEAYLDV; from the coding sequence CTGACCATGTGGGAATACGCGCCCGCGCCCGAGTCGCGGGACATCGCGAACCTCAAGCCGACCTACCGGATGTTCGTCGACGGCCAGTTCGTCGAGGGCGGCGGCGAACCGCTGAAGACGGTCAACCCCGCCACCGAGGAGGTGCTGGCCGAGGTCTCCACGGCCACCGCCGCCGACGTGGACAGGGCCGTGAAGGCCGCGCGCCGCGCCTACGACCGGGTGTGGGGCCGGATGCCCGGCGCCGAGCGGGCGAAGTACATCTTCCGCATCGCCCGGCTGGTCCAGGAACGCGCGCGCGAGCTGGCCGTGCTGGAGTCGCTGGACAACGGCAAGCCGATCAGGGAGTCGCGGGACGTGGACGTGCCCACGGCCGCCGCGCACTTCTTCTACCACGCGGGCTGGGCGGACAAGCTCGGCCACGCCGGCCTGGGCCCGGACCCGCGCCCGCTGGGCGTGGCCGGCCAGGTGATCCCGTGGAACTTCCCGCTGCTGATGGCGGCGTGGAAGATCGCGCCCGCGCTGGCCTGCGGCAACACCGTGGTGCTCAAGCCCGCGGAGACCACGCCGCTGACCGCGCTGGTGCTCGCGGAGATCATCCAGCAGGCCGACCTGCCGCCCGGCGTGGTCAACGTCCTGCCCGGCGCGGGTGACGTCGGCGCCGCGGTCGTGTCCCACCCGGACGTGGACAAGGTCGCGTTCACCGGTTCGACGGACGTCGGCAAGACCATCCAGCGGCAGCTCGCCGGCACCGGCCGCAAGCTGACCCTGGAGCTGGGCGGCAAGGCCGCCAACATCGTGTTCGACGACGCGCCGCTGGACCAGGCCGTCGAGGGCATCGTCAACGGCATCTTCTTCAACCAGGGCCACGTGTGCTGCGCCGGCTCGCGCCTGCTGGTGCAGGAGTCGGTGGCCGACGAGCTGCTGGAGAAGCTGCGCGTGCGCGTGTCCGCGCTGCGCGTCGGCGACCCGCTGGACAAGAACACCGACGTGGGCGCGATCAACTCGCGCGAGCAGCTCGTGAAGATCCAGGAGCTGGCGTCGTCCGGCGAGGCCGAGGGCGCCGAGCGCTGGACCTCGTCGTGCCCGTTGCCGGACAAGGGCTTCTTCTTCGCGCCGACGGTGTTCTCCAACGTGTCGCAGGCGATGCGGATCGCGCGCGAGGAGATCTTCGGGCCGGTGCTGTCGGTGCTGACCTTCCGCACGCCCGACGAGGCGGTGGCCAAGGCGAACAACACGCCGTACGGGCTGTCCGCGGGTATCTGGACCGAGAAGGGCTCGCGGATCCTGTGGGCGGCGCAGAAGATGCGCGCCGGCGTGGTGTGGGCCAACACGTTCAACCGCTTCGACCCGACCGCCCCGTTCGGCGGCTACCAGGAGTCGGGCTTCGGCCGCGAGGGCGGCCGCACCGGGCTGGAGGCGTACCTCGATGTCTGA
- a CDS encoding aldehyde dehydrogenase family protein produces MSDRISVAKTYKLYIGGAFPRSESGRSYPVTDAKGAFLANAAQGSRKDARDAVAAARKAFPGWSGATAYNRGQVLYRVAEVLEGRREQFTAEVAAAEGVAVKKAQSLVDAAIDRWVWYAGWTDKVAPVLGGANPVAGPYFSFSVPEPTGVVAVLAPQQSSLLGLVSVVAPVIATGNTAVVVSSQDRPLPAVTLSEVLATSDLPGGVVNVLTGRTAEIAPWLASHADVNALDPTGAPESTRADLERAAAGTVKRVLRVRAGEDFTREPDLARLRAFVETKTVWHPMGV; encoded by the coding sequence ATGTCTGATCGGATCTCGGTCGCGAAGACGTACAAGCTCTACATCGGCGGCGCGTTCCCGCGGTCGGAGTCGGGCCGCTCCTACCCGGTGACCGACGCCAAGGGCGCGTTCCTGGCCAACGCCGCGCAGGGCTCGCGCAAGGACGCCCGGGACGCGGTGGCCGCGGCGCGCAAGGCGTTCCCCGGCTGGTCGGGCGCCACCGCGTACAACCGCGGGCAGGTGCTCTACCGGGTGGCCGAGGTGCTGGAGGGCCGCCGGGAGCAGTTCACCGCCGAGGTGGCCGCCGCCGAGGGCGTGGCGGTGAAGAAGGCGCAGTCCCTGGTGGACGCGGCGATCGACCGGTGGGTCTGGTACGCGGGGTGGACCGACAAGGTCGCGCCCGTGCTGGGCGGGGCGAACCCGGTGGCCGGGCCGTACTTCTCGTTCTCCGTGCCGGAGCCGACCGGCGTGGTGGCGGTGCTGGCGCCCCAGCAGTCGTCGCTGCTCGGGCTGGTCAGCGTGGTGGCGCCGGTGATCGCCACCGGCAACACCGCGGTGGTGGTGTCCTCGCAGGACCGGCCGCTGCCCGCGGTCACCCTGTCGGAGGTGCTGGCCACCTCCGACCTGCCCGGCGGCGTGGTGAACGTGCTGACCGGGCGGACCGCGGAGATCGCGCCGTGGCTCGCCTCGCACGCCGACGTCAACGCGCTGGACCCGACGGGCGCGCCCGAGTCGACCCGGGCGGACCTGGAGCGGGCCGCCGCGGGCACGGTGAAGCGGGTGCTGCGCGTGCGCGCCGGCGAGGACTTCACCCGCGAGCCGGACCTGGCCCGGCTGCGGGCGTTCGTGGAGACGAAGACGGTCTGGCACCCGATGGGCGTCTAA
- a CDS encoding ABC transporter ATP-binding protein, with protein MRAVGAAEVAPTEYAWQVRAEGLRVRAGRRIAVDGLDLRLGRGVHGLLGPNGAGKTTLIRSLATVLRPASGVLELFGRSVSGRVDLRSPRRGLGYLPQDFGYYKRFTVREFVEYVAWLKEMPARDVPGAVQRAVERVGLAERADDRLKTLSGGMVRRAGIAQAIVNDPELLLLDEPTAGLDPGQRVRFRELLQELGEDSCVVVSTHLVEDVAAACADVVLMAAGRLVFQGTPAELAAAGGPDDVGDSPIERGYSALLGGAW; from the coding sequence GTGCGCGCGGTGGGCGCGGCGGAGGTCGCGCCGACGGAGTACGCCTGGCAGGTGCGGGCGGAGGGCCTGCGCGTGCGCGCGGGCAGGCGGATCGCGGTCGACGGGCTCGACCTGCGACTGGGCCGCGGCGTGCACGGGCTGCTCGGGCCCAACGGCGCGGGCAAGACCACGCTGATCCGGTCGCTGGCCACGGTGCTGCGGCCCGCGTCGGGCGTGCTGGAGCTGTTCGGGCGGTCGGTGTCCGGGCGGGTCGACCTGCGGTCGCCGCGCCGCGGCCTCGGCTACCTGCCGCAGGACTTCGGCTACTACAAGCGGTTCACCGTCCGCGAGTTCGTCGAGTACGTGGCGTGGCTCAAGGAGATGCCCGCCCGGGACGTCCCCGGCGCGGTGCAGCGGGCCGTCGAGCGGGTCGGCCTGGCCGAGCGGGCCGACGACCGGCTCAAGACGCTCTCCGGCGGCATGGTCCGGCGGGCCGGCATCGCGCAGGCCATCGTCAACGACCCGGAGCTGCTGCTGCTCGACGAGCCCACGGCCGGGCTGGACCCCGGGCAGCGGGTGAGGTTCCGGGAGCTGCTGCAGGAGCTGGGCGAGGACTCGTGCGTGGTGGTGTCGACCCACCTGGTCGAGGACGTGGCCGCGGCCTGCGCGGACGTGGTGCTCATGGCCGCGGGCAGGCTGGTGTTCCAGGGCACGCCCGCCGAGCTGGCCGCCGCGGGTGGGCCGGACGACGTGGGCGACAGCCCCATCGAGCGCGGCTACTCGGCGCTGCTCGGCGGTGCCTGGTGA
- a CDS encoding zf-HC2 domain-containing protein, with the protein MNEHASAELIARYAAGAELPADRLWAVEAHLETCELCRLRLADAAPPEVTGLTAAVWAGLEPAGQPAPVRRRPGWWVTPAVAPWLVMTGLVVLATLFLDFVAPRDEMPPVLLLLAPVVPVLGVAGAWTRALDPAHELVASTARAGLELVLRRTLAVLVVVLPALLLGGRLVGASPADWLLPSLAVTSVALALGSVVGVRRAAVATAVAWVAFVVGPALVLGVVPVVLVPGAAAGWAVALVGGATAVFFRSASYARP; encoded by the coding sequence GTGAACGAGCACGCGTCCGCCGAGCTGATCGCCCGCTACGCGGCGGGCGCCGAGCTGCCCGCCGACCGGCTGTGGGCGGTCGAGGCGCACCTGGAGACCTGCGAGCTGTGCCGGCTGCGGCTGGCCGACGCCGCGCCGCCGGAGGTCACCGGGCTGACCGCGGCGGTGTGGGCGGGGCTGGAGCCCGCCGGGCAGCCCGCGCCGGTGCGCCGCCGGCCGGGCTGGTGGGTGACGCCCGCGGTGGCCCCGTGGCTGGTGATGACCGGGCTCGTGGTCCTCGCCACCCTGTTCCTGGACTTCGTGGCGCCCCGGGACGAGATGCCGCCGGTGCTGCTGCTGCTCGCGCCGGTCGTGCCCGTGCTGGGCGTGGCGGGTGCGTGGACGCGGGCGCTCGACCCGGCCCACGAGCTGGTCGCGTCCACCGCGCGGGCCGGGCTGGAACTGGTGCTGCGCCGGACCCTGGCCGTGCTGGTGGTGGTGCTGCCCGCGCTGCTGCTGGGCGGCCGGCTGGTCGGCGCGTCACCCGCCGACTGGCTGCTGCCGAGCCTGGCCGTCACCTCGGTGGCGCTCGCGCTGGGCAGCGTGGTCGGCGTGCGCCGGGCCGCCGTCGCCACGGCCGTCGCGTGGGTGGCGTTCGTGGTGGGCCCGGCGCTGGTGCTCGGCGTGGTGCCGGTCGTGCTCGTGCCCGGCGCGGCGGCGGGGTGGGCGGTGGCGCTGGTCGGGGGCGCCACCGCCGTGTTCTTCAGGTCCGCGTCCTACGCGCGGCCGTGA
- a CDS encoding RNA polymerase sigma factor, producing MPGVDEEQLVRAVARGDRAAFEELYRRTSPWLAVRLRRRCTDDQVVAEVMQETYLAVWRGAGSFAGAAAGGSAVGWLWTIAARRLVDAFRRRARHDRPLPAPAPAPAAEDEVLAGALGDQVGGALRDLAPELRQVLQAMVLDGLTVRETAVLLGVPEGTVKTRARRARIAMREALS from the coding sequence TTGCCGGGTGTGGACGAGGAGCAGCTGGTCCGCGCGGTCGCCCGCGGTGACCGCGCGGCCTTCGAGGAGCTCTACCGGCGCACGTCGCCGTGGCTCGCCGTGCGCCTGCGCCGCCGCTGCACCGACGACCAGGTCGTCGCCGAGGTGATGCAGGAGACCTACCTGGCGGTGTGGCGGGGTGCCGGGTCGTTCGCGGGTGCCGCGGCCGGCGGTTCGGCGGTCGGCTGGCTGTGGACGATCGCGGCGCGCCGGCTGGTCGACGCCTTCCGCCGCCGGGCCCGCCACGACCGGCCGCTGCCCGCGCCCGCCCCCGCGCCCGCCGCCGAGGACGAGGTGCTGGCCGGCGCGCTGGGCGACCAGGTCGGCGGCGCGCTGCGCGACCTCGCGCCCGAGCTGCGGCAGGTGCTCCAGGCGATGGTCCTGGACGGGCTGACCGTGCGCGAGACCGCCGTGCTGCTCGGGGTGCCCGAGGGCACCGTCAAGACCCGCGCCCGGCGGGCCCGGATCGCCATGCGGGAGGCACTGTCGTGA
- a CDS encoding collagen-binding domain-containing protein encodes MRINRLAAAVAAPAVVLGGTPALGAGVAVNPLRPVAPDDVAADPSHGFLVLVETGAELNENETEGPVAVGGDVRFRTCNAGPDNPGTYVLPGDDRPTSLVVGGRLDFAGSPAGARLTVLNQSYAKVGDLSGADVLPSGGGHVRGAVGRRPGRRARAGRADLAAGRVGGRGFRVRLRVAVRHLPGDRRGGGPVPVDGGAAGPERPRAVERDRPERHGLQPGLNVLTLTGA; translated from the coding sequence ATGCGGATCAACCGGCTCGCGGCCGCGGTGGCGGCGCCGGCGGTCGTCCTCGGCGGCACGCCGGCGCTCGGCGCGGGCGTCGCGGTGAACCCGCTGCGGCCGGTCGCGCCGGACGACGTCGCGGCCGACCCGAGCCACGGGTTCCTGGTGCTGGTGGAGACCGGCGCGGAGCTGAACGAGAACGAGACCGAGGGCCCGGTGGCGGTCGGCGGCGACGTGCGGTTCCGCACCTGCAACGCGGGGCCGGACAACCCCGGCACCTACGTGCTGCCCGGTGACGACCGGCCGACCAGCCTGGTCGTGGGCGGGCGCCTGGACTTCGCGGGCAGCCCGGCGGGCGCGCGGCTCACCGTGCTCAACCAGTCGTACGCCAAGGTCGGGGACCTGTCCGGGGCGGACGTGCTGCCCTCCGGCGGGGGTCACGTTCGTGGTGCCGTCGGGCGGCGACCCGGGCGGCGGGCCCGCGCCGGCCGTGCAGACCTCGCAGCCGGCCGCGTCGGTGGGCGGGGCTTCCGGGTTCGACTTCGCGTCGCTGTTCGCCACCTACCGGGGGATCGCCGCGGAGGTGGCCCGGTGCCCGTCGACGGTGGTGCTGCGGGACCAGAACGGCCGCGGGCCGTGGAACGGGACCGACCCGAACGCCACGGGCTCCAGCCGGGCCTGAACGTGCTCACGCTGACCGGCGCGTAG
- a CDS encoding SMI1/KNR4 family protein: MGVLRHWARIAAWLEDHAPATARAFVPPEGEAAVEALVAGTGLEPPAELRAWWSVCGGTADLAYAEVLPPFYTPLGPSDALRSWRLKQRFWPAERDTGAGEPTVGFHPRWLPIAFDGCGDALALDLRPGARCGCVVEWDREAGGMVAPEWAGLEEMLDRIATALERRGRLGHCEPLVDSAGRLGWRTD, encoded by the coding sequence GTGGGTGTTCTGCGCCACTGGGCCAGGATCGCGGCGTGGCTGGAGGACCACGCCCCCGCGACCGCGCGGGCGTTCGTGCCCCCGGAGGGCGAGGCCGCGGTCGAGGCGCTGGTGGCCGGCACGGGGCTGGAGCCGCCCGCGGAGCTGCGCGCGTGGTGGTCGGTGTGCGGTGGCACGGCCGACCTGGCCTACGCCGAGGTGCTGCCGCCCTTCTACACGCCGCTGGGCCCGTCGGACGCGTTGCGCTCGTGGCGGTTGAAGCAGCGGTTCTGGCCCGCCGAGCGGGACACCGGGGCGGGTGAGCCGACGGTGGGCTTCCACCCGCGGTGGCTGCCGATCGCGTTCGACGGGTGCGGTGACGCGCTGGCGCTGGACCTGCGGCCGGGCGCGCGGTGCGGGTGCGTGGTGGAGTGGGACCGCGAGGCGGGCGGGATGGTGGCGCCCGAGTGGGCGGGCCTGGAGGAGATGCTGGACCGGATCGCCACGGCCCTGGAGCGCCGCGGCCGGCTGGGCCACTGCGAACCCCTGGTCGACTCGGCCGGCCGGCTGGGCTGGCGCACCGACTGA
- a CDS encoding type VII secretion target — MERGFGVDTAALSAYGGTAAGLADELGAVGTSTLAGTTSVGAGGFGPLGDEVGLGAAFQRAAQAQVDGVAAAAAALSGLAEAARGAGAAYAEQEARHGADLGRAYRV, encoded by the coding sequence GTGGAACGGGGTTTCGGCGTCGACACCGCCGCGCTGTCGGCGTACGGCGGCACGGCCGCGGGGCTGGCGGACGAGCTGGGCGCGGTCGGCACGTCGACGTTGGCGGGCACGACCTCGGTGGGCGCGGGCGGCTTCGGCCCGCTCGGCGACGAGGTCGGCCTGGGCGCGGCGTTCCAGCGCGCGGCACAGGCCCAAGTGGACGGTGTGGCCGCCGCCGCGGCCGCGCTGTCGGGCCTCGCCGAGGCGGCGCGCGGCGCCGGCGCGGCGTACGCGGAGCAGGAGGCGCGGCACGGCGCCGACCTCGGCCGGGCCTACCGGGTCTGA
- a CDS encoding bifunctional WXG100 family type VII secretion target/C40 family peptidase produces MDVGGFLAALVRPMKDHLAKLEGDTGGATRAADAFGRASTALTELDGRHTGAANAALADWYGDRATAFQQRVSAFSTGVGTLARNATTTRQAATEAVNAVDSGKTAVQGLIDEFTGWAQPRLAAAAAVSLFGGLGAVLAVAAEVTAKAREYEGRTGRELERVRTELTAAVTKLQGLEQPSFAGLGDPIGAEATGTTSASSADGGTNGSGGGTGGGSGGGGGSGGGGGGSGGGGGGGPVGPRLPVAIPPQPGTGVGVNLPDGSSAEAPNEIAARAVRNALSALGTPYVWGGANPPQGTDCSGLTQWAYRNAGFDIPRPASSQAMGASVPPGQLLPGDLVVWDGHVAMVIGNGQMVEAGDPVQVNPVRTDNIGMAFMGFYRPTG; encoded by the coding sequence GTGGACGTCGGCGGTTTCCTGGCGGCCTTGGTCCGGCCCATGAAGGACCACCTGGCCAAGCTGGAGGGCGACACCGGCGGCGCCACCCGCGCCGCGGACGCGTTCGGCCGCGCCTCGACGGCGCTGACCGAGCTGGACGGCAGGCACACCGGCGCGGCGAACGCCGCCCTCGCCGACTGGTACGGCGACCGGGCCACCGCGTTCCAGCAGCGGGTGAGCGCGTTCTCCACCGGCGTGGGCACCCTGGCGCGCAACGCGACGACCACCCGGCAGGCCGCCACCGAGGCGGTGAACGCGGTCGACTCCGGCAAGACCGCCGTCCAGGGCCTGATCGACGAGTTCACCGGCTGGGCGCAGCCCCGGCTGGCGGCGGCGGCCGCGGTGTCGCTGTTCGGCGGCCTGGGCGCGGTGCTCGCGGTGGCGGCGGAGGTGACCGCCAAGGCCCGCGAGTACGAGGGCAGGACCGGGCGGGAGCTGGAGCGGGTCCGCACCGAGCTGACCGCCGCCGTCACGAAGCTCCAGGGCCTCGAACAGCCCTCGTTCGCCGGCCTGGGCGACCCCATCGGCGCCGAGGCGACCGGCACGACGTCCGCCTCCTCCGCCGACGGCGGCACCAACGGCTCCGGTGGCGGCACCGGCGGCGGTTCCGGCGGCGGTGGCGGTTCCGGTGGTGGCGGCGGCGGTTCCGGCGGCGGAGGTGGCGGCGGCCCGGTCGGCCCGCGCCTCCCGGTGGCCATCCCACCGCAGCCGGGCACCGGCGTGGGCGTGAACCTGCCCGACGGCAGCAGCGCCGAGGCACCCAACGAGATCGCCGCGCGGGCCGTGCGCAACGCCCTGTCCGCGCTCGGCACCCCGTACGTCTGGGGCGGCGCGAACCCGCCGCAGGGCACCGACTGCAGCGGCCTGACCCAGTGGGCGTACCGGAACGCGGGCTTCGACATCCCGCGCCCCGCGTCCTCGCAGGCGATGGGCGCCTCCGTGCCGCCCGGCCAGCTCCTGCCCGGCGACCTGGTGGTGTGGGACGGGCACGTGGCCATGGTGATCGGCAACGGGCAGATGGTGGAGGCGGGCGACCCGGTGCAGGTCAACCCCGTCCGCACGGACAACATCGGCATGGCCTTCATGGGCTTCTACCGACCGACGGGCTGA
- a CDS encoding YbaB/EbfC family nucleoid-associated protein produces MTQEQRLAAAEALTDVLARTTGTAEHPTGLARATATATGELVSLDLHPAALAQGPGAVGRLVVETARLATDAAAQKSYNELAKALGDGLATAVEAFAGPPPFRTATTTPHGTPAPPPRTSPPSPPPPPRTWRQQARRTAPRPRPDAFDDDDDYFADPFRGQRQ; encoded by the coding sequence GTGACCCAGGAGCAGCGGCTCGCCGCCGCCGAGGCGCTGACCGACGTGCTGGCCCGCACCACCGGCACCGCCGAGCACCCCACCGGCCTGGCCCGCGCCACCGCGACCGCGACCGGCGAGCTGGTCTCGCTCGACCTGCACCCGGCGGCCCTGGCGCAGGGCCCGGGCGCGGTCGGCCGCCTGGTCGTGGAGACCGCCCGGCTGGCCACCGACGCGGCGGCGCAGAAGAGCTACAACGAGCTGGCCAAGGCCCTGGGCGACGGCCTGGCCACGGCCGTCGAGGCGTTCGCCGGCCCACCGCCGTTCCGCACCGCCACGACCACCCCGCACGGCACCCCGGCACCCCCTCCGCGCACCTCACCGCCCTCGCCGCCACCCCCTCCGCGCACCTGGCGACAGCAGGCGAGGCGCACCGCACCGCGTCCCCGCCCCGACGCGTTCGACGATGACGACGACTACTTCGCCGACCCGTTCCGTGGTCAACGGCAGTAG
- a CDS encoding adenosine deaminase: protein MPTPLTHEALRGAPKVLLHDHLDGGLRPQTVIELADACGHQGLPTTDPVALGNWFRDNANSGSLVRYLEGFAHTCGVMQDEEALVRVASEAVQDLAADGVVYAEIRYAPELFTERGLSLEQAVEAVQEGFRQGREASGGKIRVGTLLCAMRQNDGWQRIADLVVRYRDAGVVGFDIAGPEAGFPPSRELSAFEYLRRENAHFTIHAAEAAGAESAWEAVQLAGAERLGHGVRLAEDIKGDEVGRLAAYVRDRRIALEMCPTSNVQTGAVASLAEHPIKRMHELGFRVTVNTDNRLMSDVTLTGEFATVVEQFGFGADDLRKFTVNAAKAAFLPHEERRALIRDVIEPGYAAL from the coding sequence ATGCCGACCCCGCTTACCCACGAGGCCCTGCGCGGTGCCCCCAAGGTGCTGCTGCACGACCACCTCGACGGTGGCCTCCGCCCCCAGACGGTGATCGAACTCGCCGACGCCTGCGGCCACCAGGGCCTGCCCACCACCGACCCCGTCGCGCTGGGCAACTGGTTCCGCGACAACGCCAACTCCGGCTCGCTGGTCCGCTACCTGGAGGGCTTCGCGCACACGTGCGGCGTCATGCAGGACGAGGAGGCACTGGTGCGGGTGGCCTCCGAGGCCGTCCAGGACCTGGCCGCCGACGGCGTGGTCTACGCCGAGATCCGCTACGCGCCCGAGCTGTTCACCGAGCGCGGGCTGAGCCTGGAGCAGGCCGTGGAGGCCGTGCAGGAGGGCTTCCGGCAGGGGCGCGAGGCGTCGGGCGGGAAGATCCGCGTCGGCACGCTGCTGTGCGCCATGCGCCAGAACGACGGCTGGCAGCGCATCGCCGACCTGGTCGTGCGCTACCGGGACGCGGGCGTGGTCGGCTTCGACATCGCGGGCCCCGAGGCGGGCTTCCCGCCGAGCCGGGAGCTGTCCGCGTTCGAGTACCTGCGGCGGGAGAACGCCCACTTCACCATCCACGCGGCCGAGGCCGCGGGCGCCGAGTCGGCGTGGGAGGCCGTGCAGCTGGCGGGCGCCGAGCGCCTGGGCCACGGCGTGCGGCTGGCCGAGGACATCAAGGGCGACGAGGTGGGCCGGCTCGCGGCCTACGTGCGGGACCGCCGGATCGCGCTGGAGATGTGCCCCACCTCGAACGTGCAGACCGGCGCGGTCGCCTCGCTGGCCGAGCACCCCATCAAGCGGATGCACGAGCTGGGCTTCCGGGTCACCGTCAACACCGACAACCGGCTGATGAGCGACGTGACGCTGACCGGCGAGTTCGCCACCGTCGTCGAGCAGTTCGGCTTCGGCGCGGACGACCTGCGCAAGTTCACGGTCAACGCCGCCAAGGCCGCGTTCCTGCCGCACGAGGAGCGCCGCGCCCTGATCCGGGACGTCATCGAGCCCGGCTACGCCGCGCTGTGA
- a CDS encoding coiled-coil domain-containing protein, with translation MSFDRMRNMLTRAAEIRESEQQQIFDALDEIHARMSPLESLGSVRKRLSELPDRTEVSVLAERLDEALAKLEAQDNAVQGIGRAVDGLVDKLAKPFAQLDGRLDGVAGRFEGVAGRMDGLEDKLSHIHKRLDDLELHLDKQDTKVDQVPNAIIAPLRERIEALEAALRGRLDEVDEGVHEHLDGTREALQRSVTDSTNALHARVDETRDNLNTTRDGLHAALTETRDTLHGALADTRSTVTGKLDETRESLHAALDETRDQVDATDRLEALAQRLEQVTSRLDTMTTRLDAVEDDFATRLAELSGVVEQGIAKVETTLSARPDTENLANLVRKSNQESELRIGGQLDEAMATFAELILGGGSPTPPPPPTALPRPQRRTRKNGSKPSDNRNVDDDDLTAEGA, from the coding sequence ATGTCCTTCGATCGGATGCGCAACATGCTCACGCGCGCCGCGGAGATCCGTGAGAGCGAACAGCAGCAGATCTTCGACGCACTGGACGAGATCCACGCGCGGATGTCCCCGCTCGAGTCGCTGGGTTCCGTTCGCAAGCGCCTGTCCGAGCTGCCCGACCGGACCGAGGTCAGCGTGCTGGCCGAGCGGCTGGACGAGGCGCTGGCCAAGCTGGAGGCGCAGGACAACGCCGTGCAGGGCATCGGCCGCGCGGTCGACGGCCTGGTCGACAAGCTGGCCAAGCCGTTCGCCCAGCTCGACGGCAGGCTCGACGGCGTCGCCGGCAGGTTCGAGGGCGTGGCCGGCCGCATGGACGGCCTGGAGGACAAGCTCTCCCACATCCACAAGCGCCTCGACGACCTCGAACTGCACCTGGACAAGCAGGACACCAAGGTCGACCAGGTCCCCAACGCCATCATCGCCCCGCTGCGCGAGCGCATCGAGGCCCTGGAAGCCGCCCTCCGCGGCCGCCTGGACGAGGTGGACGAGGGCGTGCACGAGCACCTGGACGGCACCCGCGAGGCGCTGCAGCGCTCGGTCACCGACTCGACCAACGCCCTGCACGCCCGGGTCGACGAAACCAGGGACAACCTCAACACCACCCGCGACGGCCTGCACGCGGCACTGACCGAAACCCGCGACACCCTCCACGGCGCCCTCGCGGACACCCGCAGCACGGTCACCGGCAAGCTGGACGAGACCCGCGAGTCCCTCCACGCGGCCCTGGACGAGACCCGCGACCAGGTGGACGCGACGGACCGCCTCGAAGCCCTGGCCCAGCGCCTGGAGCAGGTCACCTCGCGCCTGGACACCATGACCACGCGCCTCGACGCCGTCGAAGACGACTTCGCCACCCGCCTGGCAGAACTGTCCGGCGTCGTCGAGCAGGGGATCGCCAAGGTGGAGACCACCCTCTCCGCCCGCCCGGACACCGAGAACCTCGCCAACCTGGTCCGCAAGAGCAACCAGGAATCCGAACTCCGCATCGGCGGCCAGCTGGACGAGGCCATGGCCACCTTCGCGGAGCTGATCCTCGGCGGAGGCTCCCCCACCCCGCCCCCGCCCCCCACGGCCCTCCCGCGCCCCCAGCGCCGCACCCGCAAGAACGGCTCGAAGCCGTCGGACAACCGCAACGTGGACGACGACGACCTGACCGCCGAAGGCGCCTGA